In Coregonus clupeaformis isolate EN_2021a chromosome 15, ASM2061545v1, whole genome shotgun sequence, one genomic interval encodes:
- the LOC121582488 gene encoding E3 ubiquitin-protein ligase TRIM32-like codes for MAAASPALDPDLLREVLECPICLETYNQEQLRPKLLQCGHTVCRQCLEKLLASTINGVRCPFCSRVSRMSSISQLADNLTVLKILDCVSSCTTAGALMCKSCRNRLPRQYCLDCGTVLCDLCKGEGHQQQGHAVQPIRVAAEHHRKDLGGKLASLRKAMDHIQQKKATVDSVTKNMRVKYRAVQQEYARAELRLQEELGHQRQAFAASMAEVEKLNGQILEEQTYLLNLAEVKVVSRCDYLTMRVKQSDIALLEEDGGGNDEELDLRSSLDLPTLLKLQDPELVTTEHPEALDVAQLTTKPCTVNTDEEGLLEFRAGAGVGAMCGAAGAPLELFRDIDMVMSVEEAVCASPGSFKSKSMDEGGSSSPGGAGARASSGPQHCQFVKKMGCKGNLPGMFNLPVSICVTPQGEVLVADRGNYRIQIFNRKGFQREIRRNPSSIDNFVLSFLGADLPNLIPLSIAITPQGLIGVTDNYDNSVKVYTIDGHCVACHKNQLIKPWGIAAMPTGQFVVSDVEGGKLWCLAVDRNVGVVNYNRLCSAVRPKFVTCDASGTVYFTQGLGLNIENRHNEHHLEGGFSICSVGTDGQLGKQLSHFFSETEDFRCITGMCVDTNGDLLVTDSGRKEILQFPKEGGFNVLIQEGLTCPVGVAVTEKGQLMVLDCWDHCVKVYSYLQRRRFSTC; via the coding sequence ATGGCGGCAGCTTCGCCAGCTCTGGACCCGGACCTGCTCCGGGAGGTCCTGGAGTGCCCCATCTGCCTGGAGACTTACAACCAGGAGCAGCTGCGGCCCAAGCTCCTGCAATGTGGCCACACCGTGTGCAGACAGTGTCTGGAGAAGCTGCTGGCTAGTACCATCAATGGTGTGCGCTGTCCCTTCTGCAGCAGGGTCTCCCGCATGAGCAGCATCTCCCAGCTGGCCGACAACCTCACTGTGCTCAAGATCCTGGACTGCGTCAGCTCCTGCACGACCGCCGGCGCCCTAATGTGCAAGTCCTGCCGCAACCGCCTACCCCGACAGTACTGCCTTGACTGCGGCACTGTGCTCTGTGATCTCTGCAAGGGTGAGGGCCACCAGCAGCAGGGTCACGCCGTCCAGCCCATCCGGGTGGCCGCTGAGCACCACCGGAAGGACCTGGGCGGTAAACTGGCGTCCCTCCGCAAAGCCATGGACCACATCCAGCAGAAAAAGGCGACGGTTGACAGTGTGACAAAGAACATGCGGGTGAAGTACCGGGCTGTGCAGCAGGAGTACGCCCGGGCTGAGCTGCGTCTGCAGGAGGAGCTGGGGCACCAGCGGCAGGCCTTCGCTGCCTCTATGGCTGAGGTGGAGAAGCTGAACGGGCAGATCCTGGAGGAGCAGACATACCTGCTGAACCTGGCCGAGGTGAAGGTGGTGTCCCGATGCGACTACCTCACCATGCGGGTGAAGCAGAGCGACATCGCCCTGCTGGAGGAGGACGGAGGGGGAAACGATGAGGAGCTGGACCTGAGGAGCAGCCTGGACTTACCTACGCTGCTCAAGCTTCAGGACCCTGAGCTGGTGACGACAGAGCACCCCGAGGCCCTGGATGTGGCCCAGCTCACAACCAAGCCCTGCACTGTCAACACTGATGAGGAGGGGCTGCTGGAGTTTAGAGCCGGGGCTGGCGTTGGTGCCATGTGCGGGGCTGCAGGGGCCCCACTGGAACTGTTTAGAGACATTGATATGGTAATGTCTGTAGAAGAGGCTGTGTGTGCATCACCGGGCAGCTTTAAGTCCAAGTCCATGGATGAAGGGGGGTCCTCCTCGCCCGGTGGTGCAGGGGCCAGGGCCAGCTCGGGGCCACAGCACTGCCAGTTTGTAAAGAAGATGGGCTGCAAGGGCAACCTGCCGGGGATGTTCAACCTACCGGTTAGTATCTGCGTCACCCCGCAGGGCGAGGTCCTGGTGGCCGACCGGGGCAACTACCGCATCCAGATCTTCAACCGCAAGGGCTTCCAGAGGGAGATCCGCCGCAACCCCAGCAGTATCGACAACTTTGTCCTGAGCTTCCTGGGCGCCGACCTGCCCAACCTCATCCCGCTGTCCATCGCCATCACTCCTCAGGGCCTTATCGGGGTCACTGACAACTACGACAACTCGGTCAAGGTGTACACCATCGACGGCCACTGCGTGGCCTGCCACAAGAACCAGCTAATCAAACCCTGGGGCATTGCCGCCATGCCCACGGGTCAGTTTGTGGTGTCGGATGTGGAGGGCGGCAAGCTCTGGTGCCTGGCCGTGGACCGCAATGTGGGCGTAGTCAACTACAACCGCCTGTGCTCGGCCGTGCGGCCCAAGTTCGTGACGTGCGACGCATCGGGCACCGTCTACTTCACCCAAGGGTTGGGCCTTAACATTGAGAACCGTCATAACGAGCACCACCTGGAGGGGGGCTTCTCCATCTGCTCAGTGGGGACAGACGGCCAGCTGGGCAAGCAACTCAGCCACTTCTTCTCGGAGACGGAGGACTTCCGTTGCATCACGGGCATGTGCGTGGATACCAACGGGGACCTGCTCGTGACAGACAGCGGCAGGAAGGAGATCCTGCAGTTCCCCAAAGAGGGCGGCTTTAACGTGCTCATCCAGGAGGGACTGACGTGCCCTGTGGGCGTGGCCGTCACTGAGAAAGGACAGCTGATGGTGCTGGACTGCTGGGACCACTGTGTGAAAGTTTACTCGTACCTACAGAGGAGACGCTTCTCCACCTGCTAG